Within the Echinicola sp. 20G genome, the region ATAGAATGGGAATCTCCTCAGAATAGCTCTCAAGTTGTGATTGGTCCGCTTCTTCATCATCAGTGATCAAATGGATCAAATCCCCTTCGCTCGCAAAATCACCCATGATCAATGATTGGTATAATGGACTGTCGTTTTTATTCATATAGAGAATGACTGTAATTTTGTCATATTTAAATTTAAAATAAAAGAAGAACCTTGAATTAACAAAGGTTCTTCTACTAAACTCAATGGATATGCCAATGTCAAAAAAGGTACAAAATGGCAGTGTTTATCGAATGTTTTAGCCTCCAGTAAATAACTTCAGGATATCATTCCCAATGGCAAACACCATCAGGGCCAACAATAACACCATTCCTACTTTCTGGGCATTCTCCAAGAATTTCTCTGATGGACTTCTACCAGAAATCATTTCGTATAACAAGAACACAACATGACCACCGTCCAATGCAGGAATTGGCAATAAATTCATAAAGGCAAGGATCATGGATATCAAGCCTGTGATACTCCAAAACTTCACCCAATCCCAACTGCTGCCATAAATCTTGGCCATTCCAATAGGACCACTGACATTTTTAGTAGATACCTCTCCGGTAAACATTTTACCTAAAGCACGGGCATTAACAATCACTACACTAAAGGCCTTCTCTGTGCCTTTCGCTATCGATTCATTAAAACTATAACTCTTTCTTACAGGCTCGATCAAAGGGTTAACAAGTACTCCAATGGTTCCGTCTTCATAAACATCTATTTCCCCTTCCTTCACTTGACCGTTTCGCTCGTAAGTAAGATCAATTTGCTTGGAAGAATACTCCTCAAGCTTCTTCTGGAAGTCAGTAAAATACCTCACTTTTTCTCCATTCACTGCCAATACCTTGTCCCCTTCTTGCAAACCTAGCTTAGCTGCATGGGTTCCTTTTACCGACTCCATCACCACAAAAGGCACACCTATATCAATAAAATTGGACATGGCCTCTTGATTGGAAAATGAATTGATAAAACCTCTAGGTATTTTTATTTTGATGATCTCACCGTCACGGTCTACCGTGTAGTAACCATTTTCGCTCAACAAAACATCCGCATTGGACAAATCAGACAAACTTTCGTAGGTATGCCCGTTTACTTCAAGAACTTTATCTCCGTCCTGAAAACCGATTTGCTGTCCAATATCATACGCCACTATCCCATGTTCAATCACTTGGTCTCTGGAAAAATAGGTTTCTCCACGGTCATAGGTCAAAGCGATAAAGATGATGATCCCTGTAATCACATTAACAATAATCCCTCCAAGCATCACTATCAATCTTTGCCAAGCTGGCTTAGCCCTAAATTCCCAAGGCTGTGGTTCTGAGGCCAACTGTTCAGTATCCATGGACTCATCCACCATTCCTGATATTTTAACAAATCCACCAAGAGGGATAGCCCCCAATGAATACTCTGTCTCTCCATACTTAAACCCTACAATTTTCGGAGGAAAACCAATGGAAAATTTTTCTACTCTCATGCCAAACAGCTTCGCTGCCAACATGTGCCCCCCTTCATGCAACCCAACCAAAATAGAGAGTCCCAGCAATAGCTGGCCCACCATAATCAAAGTATCCATACTTTATTTTTTAAACTTTATAATTTCTTCTGTTACAATTCTTGCCTTTTTGTCAGTATCGACAAAGTCCTGTAAGGCAGGATGACTGACAAATTCCACTTTTTCCATTGCTTTTGCAATAATATCGGACATTTCTAAGAACCCGACCTGATCTTGCAAAAACGCGGCCACAACCACCTCATTGGCAGCATTGAGTACACAAGGCGCATTGCCTCCCCTCTCCAATGCGTCGAAAGCCAATTGGAGGTTCCTAAATGTTTTTAAATCTGGCTTCTCAAAATCCAAAGAAGGATATTGCATAAAATCAAACCTTGGGAAATCGGACACTAATCTGTCCGGATATGACAAGGCAAACTGAATGGGAATACGCATATCAGGTAACCCGAGTTGTGCCTTGATACTACCATCTTCAAATTGAATCAAAGAATGCACGATAGATTGGGGATGCACCACCACCTCAATCTGATCAGGTCTAACTCCGAATAGCCATTTTGCCTCAATCACTTCCAAGCCCTTGTTCATCATGGAGGCAGAATCGATGGTAATCTTGGCACCCATATCCCAATTGGGATGCTTTAAGGCCTGCTCCTTGGTAACATCCTGCAAAGAGGCACTATCACGTCCTCTAAACGGCCCACCTGAAGCGGTCAGAATCAGTTTCTCAATTGGATTATGGAACTCCCCTACTAAACATTGAAATATTGCGGAATGTTCTGAATCAACGGGATAAATATTTACACCTTTTTCCCTAGCCAACTGCGTAATTAGCTCCCCAGCCACGACCAAAGTCTCTTTATTGGCCAAAGCGATTTGCTTACCCGCATTGATGGCACTTATCGTAGGCAACAAACCTGAATACCCTACCAACGCAGTAAGCACAACATCAATAGTATCCATTTCAACCACCTGGGCCAAGGCTTTCTCCCCTGCATAAACCTTAATATAATGAGGATCCAATGCCGTTTTGAGCTTCTTATAATGAGACTCATTTGCAATGACCACAGCATTAGGGGTAAACTCTATGGCCTGCTGAATCAATAAATCCACATTATTCTGGGCTGTCAGCACTTCCACCTCAAAGCGGTCATCATGATTTCTCATCACTTCCAAAGCCTGGGTACCGATACTGCCCGTAGATCCCAGCAGTGCTACTCTTTTCTTACTTGACATTGATGTCTTTATTTCTCTGCAATAGAGACTTTTTGTCTCCTCTTTTAACTCAAAGCTATCTTATTAAGCTGACAAATTTACAAGCTTAAAAGACTTTTCCTTTGTTTTTTGCCACTTTTTCACCTTCAGCCTTTCTGGCATTTCCTTGGAGAGGCCTAAAGTAGTTAAATTGTATTATGGTTTGCATTACGAGCGTTCTGATTCATGGTTCAGTGCCAGTTTATTAAAAAATGTTAAACAGAAGATCGTAATAAAAATTTAGACGTAAATTGATCTAAAAAATTAGTCTCATGCAAAAAAGCTTAACTACTTTCATTTTGGCCTTTGTTGCCGGACTGTTGGGAGCCTGGGCGTATCAGCAGTTATTCACTCATGACAATTTATCCAATTTAGAGACCTCTTCTGGTCAAACATACTCTTCCCAGCAAGTTCACAATTATACGGAAGAAGAGATTAAGCCCAAGCCTTCCATGGTTCAAAACAATCCACCAACTTCTTTTGTAGAAGCGTCGGAAAAAAGCACCGAGTCGGTCGTTTTTATAAAGAACTTTTCCGGAACCGACTATAGAAGGTATAGCATGTTTGACTTCTTTTTCGGTCCTCAAGGAGGCTCAAGCCAACGCGTTAGTACAGGATCTGGGGTTATTTTCAGCCAAGATGGCTATATCATCACCAATAACCATGTGGTTGAAAATGCCGAAACATTAGAGGTAATCCATCATAAAAAAACTTATCAAGCCAAACTCATAGGCACGGACCCTAATACTGATATTGCCGTACTGAAGATTGAGGCTGAAGAGCTTCCGGCTATCCAAAAAGGCAGTAGCAGAGACCTTAAAATTGGGGAATGGGTCATTGCAGTCGGCAATCCTTTCAACCTTACTTCGACCGTAACGGCCGGAATTGTTTCTGCCAAAGAAAGACAAATCAACATTCTTGGAGGAGATTTCCCATTGGAATCTTTTATCCAAACAGATGCTGCCATTAACCCTGGAAACTCTGGTGGAGCCCTGGTCAATGTCAAAGGGGAATTAGTTGGCATCAACACTGCCATTCTTTCCAGGACCGGCTCTTACACTGGTTATGGGTTTGCTGTGCCTGTGGATATTGCCTCTAAGGTTGCCAATGACCTGATCAAATTTGGTGAAGTACAGAAAGCCATCCCTGGTATTGAAGCAGTAGAAATCACCCCTGAATTAGCCAAAGAAATGGATCTTGAGTCCTTAGATGGTGTGGTGGTCACCCATGTTATTAGAGGTGGCGCTGCAGACCAAGCTGGCATAGCAGTAAAGGATGTCATTAAAGGTGTAGATGGTATTAAAGTTACCGGAAAGGGAAGTTTTGAAGAAGCGCTTTCCTATTACTACCCGGGAGATAAATTGAACATCACTTATGACCGAGGTAACCAGCACAAAAGCACTGAACTCATCCTTCAAAACCTCGAAGGAGGCACAGGCATAATCAAAAGAGCATTTTACTCCTCTGCTTTATTAGGGGCAAGATTAGAATCGGTAAATACAGTAGAAAAAGACCGACTTCAGATTAATTACGGAATCAAGATCACATCCTTGACAAGAGGATATCTAAATGAATTAGGACTAGGAAATGGCTTCATCCTAACAGAAGTTAATGGCGAACCGGCAAAAGACCCCAAAGAAATAGGCTCCTTCTTGGAAGATTACAGTGGGCGATTGGTCATAGAAGGACTCACTCCAAGAGGGAGGCCTTTCAGGCAATCATACAGTGTCAGGTAAAACTAATTTAGACAAAAATTAAATTGAAAGCACCGGAATAATTTCGGTGCTTTCTTTATTGGAATTTTGTACTTTTAAGAAAACGACATCGATTATGAAAACACAGCCGCTAACTTGCGAAAAGTGCTTTGATGATTTCCAAACCTCACTTGTAGAGCTTCAGGAAGTCATTGAGGAAGTTAAACTGAAAGGAATAAACCCAAAGCTTGAACAACATTTGCACCGATCCTTTGAAATCACCCATGAGCTTGCCCTGAACACCATGACTGAGTTTTTTAAAAAACAAGGCAGGCCTCCCTACTCTGGCTCAAGAGATGTCACCCTTGATGCTTTCAATGAAGAACTTATTGACGATGGAAAAGGCTGGTTGGACATGATCATTTGCCGGATCAAAGCCACTCCCGTCTACACTGAAAATGCTTCAAACTCCTTAACAGAAAATATTCTAAAGAACTATGTACATCTATTTGAAAATTTTGAAAAGAAAATGTACGACAGACTCAATTAAATTACATCCTTAAAAAAACTGAAATTTTATTCTTCACCTTGTAGCACTTGAGACGAACACTACGTCTAAGGAACATAAAGCTTTTAGTTAAACTAATAACCTTAAATTTCTTAGTCATGAAACAGCGTTTACTCATTTCCAAAAATTGGTCTCAAGTGCTGACATTTTTTTTGATAGTCCTTGGATACACCTCTTGCAACGACCAAGTAGAGAGCACCTACACTTATCACGCCATGGTCCCCGTTTCGATGGAAGCCAGTACCTTGAGAAGCATGTCCGTTGGACAAGTGGCTCCTAGAGAGATAAGTGAAACAGGAAAAATTTATATTTTTGGTGACTTTTTATTTGTCAATGAGCCCCATGAGGGCATCCATGTCATCAATAATTCCAACCCTTCAAACCCTCAAAACATCAGTTTCATAGAAGTCCCTGGCACGGTGGATTTGGCTGTAAATGACAATATACTTTACGCAGATAGCTACATTGACCTACTGGCCTTTGACATTAGCAACCCCTATAATGTCAAAATGGTCAAAAGAGTGGAAGATGTCTTTATGAACTATTACACCAACCCAGAAGTAGGAACTTTCATGTATTTCAAGGATTCTGTCATGACCAGTACCGAACCAAGAAGAAATTGGGGAGGACCAATCTTTTGGTTAGAAACCGCCTCATTTGCCAATGCCGATGCAGGAGGCAGCTATGGGCAAGGTGGATCAATGGCCAGGTTCACATTATCTAGCGGGTACCTTTATACCGTTGACGATTACGACTTAAGGTTATTCGATGTAAGTGAAAAAGCTTCCCCGGAGTTCGTAAAACAGATCAACCTTGGTTGGGGAATAGAGACCATCTTCCCATTCAAGGACAAGTTATTTATCGGTTCGAATACGGGCATGCACATCTATGATGTTTCTACTCCATCAGAACCGGAAATGCTTTCTGTTTATTCTCACTTCACCAGCTGTGACCCAGTAGTAGCCAATGATGATTATGCTTTTGTCACCTTGAGGAGCGGCACTTTCTGTCGTCAGGGCATGAATGTATTGGAAGTACTTGATATCAAGGATCCATCCAACCCGAAATTACTCAAATCTTATGAAATGAAAAATCCTCACGGATTGGGCTTATCAGGCTACAACCTTTTCGTTTGTGAGGGGGAATATGGCTTAAAAAGCTTCAAAGTACAAGACGTGATGAACCTTGATAAAAACCAAATGCAACACTTGGAGAATCTAAATGCTATTGATTTAATTCCCGGACCAAAATCACTTATCGTAATTGGCAATGATGTAATCTGCCAATATGATTATAGTAATCCAGGTCAACTCAAACTATTAAGCTGTATGCAGATTGAAAAACAGCAACTTTATTAGACTTTCAGAATGACTTTGTTTTTTAAGACTTTTAGTTGGATTGTTTTAACTTTGGTAATCATGCTTTTTAAGGGAAGTGTCCAGGCTCAGACGCTTCCCTTCACCAATCATACCGAAATAGGTATTTTGCAAAGTAATCAGGGGCTAGGGATTACTTCCGCTTTAACCTTGCAAACTTTTAACGGTGTAAGAATCAACCCATGGCTAAACCTAGGTTTTACGACAGGCATAGACAGGTACAACATTGCTAACATTCTACCTTTGGCTTTCGGGGCTAGGGCCTATTGGGGAAATGAAAAGTTCCTTCCATTGGCTTCTTTTGACATTGGCCTTGGCTCGACCTTATTGGAAAAGAAAACCGATACGGAATGGCACGAGGGAGGACTTTTACTCAATCCTACATTTGGAGTACTCATGAAAACCAAGGGAAAGACCAAGCTCAGTCTTACCATTGGTTACAAAAGGCAAATACTTACTGAATACTCCGCGGTGCTGGATCCGCAGCAAACCAACTTCAACAACTCATTGCCATCCGGTTATCACTCTCTGAGGGCTGAAAGGTACATTTTTAACCGTGCATCTATCAGATTGGGAGTATTTTTCTAAGGGGTTGGAAGAAATGGGAGCTTTCATGTACCTTTGATACCTGATCATAAAAGAAAGGTTTTTAAGAATATCATCAATAGTCCAAGTCTGGTTTTCGGTTATGAGTAAAGTATTATTTTATTTGACAATCATTTTTAGTATTGCAGCATGCTCTGCCCCCAACCAAAAAGCATCTCATAATGAAGAATTAGAGGAAATCCCTTTGGACCATGCCGTAGGTTTTAAAATACTCCAAGGCAAAGGCTGCAAGATAGTCGAAGTATTACATGGATTCCCAGGGGAACACCAAGCCTTTCGGTATTTGGTCAAAGAAACAGAAAAAACAAAAGCACCAGAATCCCATTTTGATGCAATAATTGATTCCTCTGTCCAAAAAATCATTCTCACCTCCACGACACAAATTCCCCACTTGGATGAATTGGACTTATCTAAAAATCTTATAGCATTCCCAAACACCAAACTGATCTCCTCAAAGAAAATAAGAAAGCAAATCGACCAGGGTGAAGTGGAAGACTTAGGCACTGGAGCCAAATACAATACTGAAAAAATCATTGATTTGGAACCAAACTTAGTAGTAATATCTACTTTGGGAGATAACTTAAAAGACCTTCAAGTCCTGAGTCAGGCGAAAATCCCTACTGTCATCAATGGAGATTATATGGAACAAACCCCCCTAGGAAGGGCTGAATGGATGAAATTTACGGGTGCGCTTACGGGAAAACTCAAGGAAGCAACAAAGAAATTTGACGAAATAAAACAAAATTACAATGCTTTAAAATCATCTGTAAAAGAGGCTAACCTTGAAAATCTCCCAACCGTCATTAGTGGCAGTATGTACAAAGACATTTGGTATGCTCCTGCCGGCAACAACTGGGGAGCGATATTTCTAAAAGACGCAGGCGCTGATTACATATTTAAAGACCAGGAAAGTTCAGGAAGCCTTCAACTGAATTATGAATATGTATTGGAAAAAGGTTTAAATGCTAACATTTGGATCAGTACAGCCGAATTCACTTCCTTGGATCAAATGAAAAATGCAGATGAAAGATATACCCAGTTTTCATCCTTCCAAGAAGGAGAGGTTTATACCTTTTCGAATACCCGAGGAGAAACCGGAGGACTAGAGTACTTTGAGCTAGGCTATACTAGGCCTGACATAATCCTTAAAGACTTGATAAAAGTTTTTCATCCCGAGCTATTACCCAACTATAGCCCTTATTTTTACCAAAAATTAGATTAGTCATTTTTAATTTGGAGACCTTTAGTAAAAATATAAGACTAAAATTGATCACAGGAGTAGTTTTACTTTTGGTGTTTTTCCTTGTTAATATCTCCATAGGCTCTGTTTATATCCCAATACCCCAATTAATTCATGGATTATTAGGCGCTGACCTAGATAAAGCCAGTTGGGAAACCATACTTTTCCTTTATCGTATTCCAAAAGCCATTACAGCTGTTTTAGTAGGAATTTCACTTTCAGTGAGTGGTCTTCAAATGCAAACTTTTTTTAGAAATCCTTTAGCAGGCCCCTATGTTCTTGGAATAAGTTCTGGAGCAGGATTAGGCGTTGCCATCATGATTATGGGAGGCAGTGCGCTTGGAATCACATTTTCTTCCAGTTCCAATTATATGACTTGGGGCATTTGGGGAATCATCATATCAGGAAGTTTAGGAGCCATTTTGGTCTTGCTGCTAATGAGCCTGACTGCTTGGAAAATTAAAGATAGCATGACGCTTTTGATAATAGGGTTGATGTTTGGCAGCGCTTCAGGTGCTGTGGTCAGCGTATTGTCTTATTTTGGTAATGCTGAAGACTTAAAGCTTTTCACTATCTGGTCCATGGGAAGCTTAGGCGGCATTAGTGGAACGCAACTGGAAGTTTTATCCCTTATTTGCTTCATTGGTATTATTCCCGTAATCGCTTTAATAAAATCATACAATGCAATGCTAATGGGAGAGCGCTATGCCACCAGTATGGGAGTCAATATCAAAAGTCTGAGATGGGCCATGATCTTAAGTACGGGATTGTTGGCAGGAAGTGCCACGGCTTTTTGTGGACCAATCGCCTTTATAGGAATAGCTGTCCCCCATTTGGCTAGAATGATATTCAGAACTGGTGACCACAGAATCCTTTTCCCTGCTTCTGCTTTGATAGGAGCCTGCTTCCTATTGATCAGTGATGCCATTAGCCAAATCCCCGGTTCTGCAGAGACATTGCCAATCAACGTAATCACTTCTTTATTTGGTGCACCTTTGGTAATTTGGCTAATTCTAAAAAGAAACTTGAGTAGTGAATTTTAAATGGTAAAGGACAAGCACATATTGACTGGGCAAAACGTCAGCATTGGCTATAAAAAAGGAAAGTCCTTCAAGAAAATAGGTACATCCTTGACCTTTGAGCTACAAAAAGAAAAATTGACCTGTCTGCTTGGCCCCAATGGAGTAGGAAAATCTACGCTGATAAAAACCATCATGGGACAGCTCCCAAGTCTTGAAGGAAGCATCAATTTTGGTCATCTTCCTGTCCAAGAAATCGATGCTAAATCATTGGCCAAGAAAATCAGCGTGGTACTGACAGACAGGATTTCTCCCGGAAATCTCTCAGTCGAACAGCTGGTGAGCCTTGGAAGAACCCCGTTTACAAACTGGATTGGCAAACTCACTCCTGAGGACAAAGAAATGGTGGTAGAGGCCATGAAGGCCACCAAAACCTACTACCTTAAAGATCAATTGGTTTCGGAATTAAGTGATGGGCAGCTTCAAAAAGTAATGATTGCAAGGGCCTTGGCCCAAGATGGTGATTTGATCATTCTTGATGAGCCTACTGCTCATCTGGACTTGGTCAACCGATACGAAATCATGCACCTGCTTAGAGAAGTCACACAAAACAAACATAAATCCATTTTGGTCATCACCCATGACCTCGACATAGCCATTGAAACTTCAGATGAACTTTGGATCATGCAATGTGGTGATCCCCTTTTATGCGGAACACCTGAAGACCTTATTCTTTCAGGAAAAATCAACAAACTTCTCCCTAGTGATGAGCTGTCTTTTGATTCAAATACCGGAAAAATCCGACCTAAGTCATTCCCCTTGTCCCCTTCTATTAAGGGACCCCAGCCAATTACCCAATGGCTGAACCTGGCTCTTCAAAAAAATAGCATAAGTTTATCTGAAGAAACTTCCATCCACGTCACTGAAGCACCACTTACTTTTGAAATCAGTCGCCCAAATTTGATTTTCAAAGCAAAATCGATTCAAGAAGTCATTCACTTTCTCCTCAAAAACAGCTAAATCATTCATTTTTAGAAAACATCAAACCAGTTTAAAAATGAATCAATCAAATAAAAACTCATTAACCCTATCTTTTTTATAGGGTTTTATTTTTCGTAAAACAATTTTCCATTATATTTGTCATACTAATAATTGCGATGACAAAAGAACAATTTAGCCAATACTCCTTTTTACTGGACAGAACAGCCAGGAGGGTTAAACAATACGCCCAGCAAAAGTTCAAAAATGGAGATTTTGACGTAACTGTTGATCAATGGCTCATCTTAAAGCGACTAGCGGAAAACGAGGCCATAAGCCAATCAGAGTTAGCCGCTTTAGTTTTCAAAGATCAGCCTACTTTGACCCGAATCATTGATATCCTATGCAAAAAAGGATATGTAGAAAGGGTACAGCATCCCGCTGACAGGAGGAGTTACCAAATTCATCTGACCAGTGATGGACATGATAAAGTCAATGAGCTCAAACCTAAAGTTTCTCTTATCAGAGAGAAAGCTTGGGAAAAATTGGATCAAAATGATTTTGAAGAATTCAAAAGAATCTTGAACACAATCTACAGTAATTTAGAATAGTTTTAAATAATTATGGGATTGGCTGTTTTACTACCTATATTTGCACGGAAAAAACAGACAATTTCAATTTGGTAAGCAAGTAAATAGATATACATACCATGATAACAACTGACATTTGCATCATCGGAGCTGGGCCTGTAGGATTATTCACTGTATTTGAAGCAGGCTTGCTGAAAATGCGTTGTCACCTGATTGACGCATTGCCACAGGTAGGTGGACAGCTTTCTGAAATATATCCACAAAAGCCAATTTATGACATTCCAGGTTATCCGGAAGTCAAAGCCCAGGATTTGGTAGATAATCTGATGAAACAGATTGAACCTTTTAACCCGACTTTTAGCTTGGGCGAAAGAGTGGACCACCTTACCAAACAGGACGATGGATCTTATGTGGTGACCACTAGTGACAAAACAAAAGTTCATGCCCAAGTAATTGTGATTGCTGGAGGCTTGGGTTGTTTCGAACCAAGAAAACCTGTTCTGGAAAACCTTGAAAACTTTGAAGGGAAAGGCATCACCTACATGGTAAAAGATCCTGAGCAATTTAGAGGTAAAAAAGTGATCTTGGCAGGAGGCGGTGACTCTGCCCTAGACTGGACCATCTTCCTGTCCGATGTAGCCGAAAAAGTAACTTTAGTACATAGAAATGAAACTTTCAGAGGAGCTCCTGATTCTGCTGCCAAGGTTTTTGATTTAGCTAACAACGGTAAAATTGATCTAATCTTGAGTTCTAATCTTACCAAAATATCTGGCAACGGACACCTTCAAAGTGTCACCATGAAAAATAAAGCCAAGGAAGAATTGGTAGTGGATACAGATTATTTGATTCCTCTTTTCGGACTAAGCCCAAAATTGGGGCCTATTGCTGACTGGGGTTTGAATATTGACAAAAACGCCATTGAAGTGGATACTACTGATTACTCTACCAATGTTGAGAGAATCTATGCCGTTGGAGATATCAACACCTATGAAAATAAACTTAAGTTGATCCTTTGTGGATTCCATGAGGCAGCTTTGATGTGCCACAGCGCTTTCAAATATGTTTATCCAGATCAAAAATTAAGCTTTAAATACACGACTGTTAATGGTGTAAATTCATTTTAATTGTAAATTTGCGGCATGGTAACATTTGAAGTAGAAGATCACGACGGAAACCGTCAATCAATTGAGGCTCCTGACGACATGGGCCTGAGCCTAATGGAGGTTCTGAAAGCATCTGAATACCCTGTATTGGCCACTTGTGGCGGGATGGCACTTTGTGCTACTTGCCATGTAGAAGTATTGGAAGGTAAAGATGGACTTGGTGAAGCCACTGATGTGGAGCTTGACCAGCTGGAGGCCTTGCCGGAAATGTTTGACACCAGTAGGCTTGCTTGTCAAATCAGAATCAGTGAGGAATTGGAAGGGGCGGTTTTCAAACTAAGAGGAGAAGAAAATTAAAATTTCCTGTGTATAATTTAAAAAGGTTGGCAATACATCATTTTGTCAACCTTTTATTTTTTATTCAAATCATTTCATCTTTACCCCAATAGTCACTTCCAAGATCACCTCTTCGCCTACCAACCCTTCAATTTCTTTTTTTATCCGCTCTAGTTCCCCTTCTTTTAGGGCATGCTCTGAAATAATCGTCAGAGAAATACTTATAGGCTGCAAACTCCTAATCTTTACATTCCTGAGTGTCACATCCTCTTCAATATGATAGCCACTTAGATTTTTCAGTAATTTATTTTCCCTAACCATCTCAGAAAAACCTAATGCCAAGGGTGCACTTACTCCAACTACCAAAAAAAATGACCACACCAAACCTTTTCTTGCCAATCTAAATGGACTAAAGCCAAGGAGAAGAAAGGTAAGCGCCGCAGCCAAAATCATCCCTGCCAAGTTAGTAACCAGTAACAATAAGGCTCCAGAAAACACAGCCCAATCTCCCCAGCCTAAGCCGATTCCAGACACTGCGAGCGGAGGAACCAAAGCAACAGCAATTGCCACACCTGCTAAGGTTTTTGCGATTTCTTTCTTCGAATGGGCGTAAGCTCCGGCCACACCTGAAACCGCCGCTACGCCCAAATCCAATAAGTTTGGCCTTATCCTCGCAGTAATTTCTTCATTCAGGATGTTTAAAGGAGTAAGCCGAGTCAATAGCACAGCAAAGATATACCCAAGTAATAAACCAAGTCCTACTGTCTTAAGGCTATTTAAAGTCAATCGTTTATCTTGCCTGAGCACTCCCATACTTAATGAAATTATAGGAGCCATCAATGGTGCTAAGATCATCGCTCCAATAATCACGGGAGAGGAATCTGAAAACAACCCCAATGTAGCGATAAGCGTGGATAAAACCATCAATACCAAATAACTGGATTTGGGCACTGAATTTTCCCTCAGCTGGGTAAACAGATCCTTAAATTCCTCCGTAGTAGCATGGTAGATATACGGAAGTGGTCCCTTTAACAATTCCTCCTTTGCCTCTCCTCTTGGCAGAAGCTGTGTTTTA harbors:
- a CDS encoding LVIVD repeat-containing protein, with the protein product MKQRLLISKNWSQVLTFFLIVLGYTSCNDQVESTYTYHAMVPVSMEASTLRSMSVGQVAPREISETGKIYIFGDFLFVNEPHEGIHVINNSNPSNPQNISFIEVPGTVDLAVNDNILYADSYIDLLAFDISNPYNVKMVKRVEDVFMNYYTNPEVGTFMYFKDSVMTSTEPRRNWGGPIFWLETASFANADAGGSYGQGGSMARFTLSSGYLYTVDDYDLRLFDVSEKASPEFVKQINLGWGIETIFPFKDKLFIGSNTGMHIYDVSTPSEPEMLSVYSHFTSCDPVVANDDYAFVTLRSGTFCRQGMNVLEVLDIKDPSNPKLLKSYEMKNPHGLGLSGYNLFVCEGEYGLKSFKVQDVMNLDKNQMQHLENLNAIDLIPGPKSLIVIGNDVICQYDYSNPGQLKLLSCMQIEKQQLY
- a CDS encoding nucleotidyltransferase substrate binding protein; this translates as MKTQPLTCEKCFDDFQTSLVELQEVIEEVKLKGINPKLEQHLHRSFEITHELALNTMTEFFKKQGRPPYSGSRDVTLDAFNEELIDDGKGWLDMIICRIKATPVYTENASNSLTENILKNYVHLFENFEKKMYDRLN
- a CDS encoding 1-deoxy-D-xylulose-5-phosphate reductoisomerase, with the translated sequence MSSKKRVALLGSTGSIGTQALEVMRNHDDRFEVEVLTAQNNVDLLIQQAIEFTPNAVVIANESHYKKLKTALDPHYIKVYAGEKALAQVVEMDTIDVVLTALVGYSGLLPTISAINAGKQIALANKETLVVAGELITQLAREKGVNIYPVDSEHSAIFQCLVGEFHNPIEKLILTASGGPFRGRDSASLQDVTKEQALKHPNWDMGAKITIDSASMMNKGLEVIEAKWLFGVRPDQIEVVVHPQSIVHSLIQFEDGSIKAQLGLPDMRIPIQFALSYPDRLVSDFPRFDFMQYPSLDFEKPDLKTFRNLQLAFDALERGGNAPCVLNAANEVVVAAFLQDQVGFLEMSDIIAKAMEKVEFVSHPALQDFVDTDKKARIVTEEIIKFKK
- the rseP gene encoding RIP metalloprotease RseP; translation: MDTLIMVGQLLLGLSILVGLHEGGHMLAAKLFGMRVEKFSIGFPPKIVGFKYGETEYSLGAIPLGGFVKISGMVDESMDTEQLASEPQPWEFRAKPAWQRLIVMLGGIIVNVITGIIIFIALTYDRGETYFSRDQVIEHGIVAYDIGQQIGFQDGDKVLEVNGHTYESLSDLSNADVLLSENGYYTVDRDGEIIKIKIPRGFINSFSNQEAMSNFIDIGVPFVVMESVKGTHAAKLGLQEGDKVLAVNGEKVRYFTDFQKKLEEYSSKQIDLTYERNGQVKEGEIDVYEDGTIGVLVNPLIEPVRKSYSFNESIAKGTEKAFSVVIVNARALGKMFTGEVSTKNVSGPIGMAKIYGSSWDWVKFWSITGLISMILAFMNLLPIPALDGGHVVFLLYEMISGRSPSEKFLENAQKVGMVLLLALMVFAIGNDILKLFTGG
- a CDS encoding S1C family serine protease — encoded protein: MQKSLTTFILAFVAGLLGAWAYQQLFTHDNLSNLETSSGQTYSSQQVHNYTEEEIKPKPSMVQNNPPTSFVEASEKSTESVVFIKNFSGTDYRRYSMFDFFFGPQGGSSQRVSTGSGVIFSQDGYIITNNHVVENAETLEVIHHKKTYQAKLIGTDPNTDIAVLKIEAEELPAIQKGSSRDLKIGEWVIAVGNPFNLTSTVTAGIVSAKERQINILGGDFPLESFIQTDAAINPGNSGGALVNVKGELVGINTAILSRTGSYTGYGFAVPVDIASKVANDLIKFGEVQKAIPGIEAVEITPELAKEMDLESLDGVVVTHVIRGGAADQAGIAVKDVIKGVDGIKVTGKGSFEEALSYYYPGDKLNITYDRGNQHKSTELILQNLEGGTGIIKRAFYSSALLGARLESVNTVEKDRLQINYGIKITSLTRGYLNELGLGNGFILTEVNGEPAKDPKEIGSFLEDYSGRLVIEGLTPRGRPFRQSYSVR
- a CDS encoding ABC transporter substrate-binding protein; translated protein: MSKVLFYLTIIFSIAACSAPNQKASHNEELEEIPLDHAVGFKILQGKGCKIVEVLHGFPGEHQAFRYLVKETEKTKAPESHFDAIIDSSVQKIILTSTTQIPHLDELDLSKNLIAFPNTKLISSKKIRKQIDQGEVEDLGTGAKYNTEKIIDLEPNLVVISTLGDNLKDLQVLSQAKIPTVINGDYMEQTPLGRAEWMKFTGALTGKLKEATKKFDEIKQNYNALKSSVKEANLENLPTVISGSMYKDIWYAPAGNNWGAIFLKDAGADYIFKDQESSGSLQLNYEYVLEKGLNANIWISTAEFTSLDQMKNADERYTQFSSFQEGEVYTFSNTRGETGGLEYFELGYTRPDIILKDLIKVFHPELLPNYSPYFYQKLD